Below is a window of Humulus lupulus chromosome 2, drHumLupu1.1, whole genome shotgun sequence DNA.
agcaagaaacttaaatttaaaatccacgtgtAATATTTAATATGacattaaacatataaaatatattctcttgttgtcactcctaaatttaaaaactagaacaagcataaacttaaacaaaaataaataaattatttaattaaaatatgatatttattttaaatttatatgacattaatataaatttaataaaaataattaataaattctataaataaaactaaagaaatgtgcattgcacattccttatatctagtatatatacatatatacataaacgaGAATACCAAAGAAAATAGTGCGACACTCTAAAAACTATtcaataagatattattattatttaaatataaataaatatctcTTTATCAatctatacatatatttatatatatatatattctaaacattctctataACTCTCATATAATTTCctctactctaatttttttttgtcttctTCGGTCTAAATtgtttcaatttcaattttcaatgaattctaattcatatctccaaatttaatttatttatatattaatgaTAACATAATCCACTcaggtatttattcaattattaatatttgttaatctttaacgtttttattttaaattattgatcttgatattctaacatcttcatcttctttttctaTCATATTTTAGATGTTATAATGTATACACgtgatattaatttaattaagaacattattaattaaattaataaaagtatttatttttaaaaaaatgaatgattttgcaaatatatatgtatataaaggaGAGCATCAAGGAGATGATAATCTAAAAACTCTTCAAATCATTCTATCTATTTTATCTTTTAATCTACTTTTTGTATTCattttatcaatatatatataagagcatcaaggagatgatgtgtcactctaaaaacttttcaaaccattctatttattttctcatttaatctaatttttttattcattttatctatatatataggaGAGcaccaaggagatgatgtgacactctaaaaactcttcaaactattctatctattttctcctttaatctaattttttttattcattttatagataataataataataatgaatataattaatctaatttttttattcattttatagattataattgttgacacggtttttcaccaacagtgaattcagaaaataacaaggttgaattagtgcttgatggtaaaccgaagtaagaaaataactctaaaaaacactggtctttttacgtggttcagtggttaaaatccacctagtccaagagtctatattattactgcttttctctctctattttgacagagtttcagtattacagaataatcgtcccatttcctgtccaatattctcggtatttatagagaaattccttggacaggtttgggtaaccccgtgagtcaatcacggatttgcatatttattacatttattatggaatattctcatttatactaggatatgacctgatcatgaaataaatagactcctaatatctggggCATTAACTttcacaggctggccataaacgatcgtataAAGTATCCGAGTCTTCGAGGATCCGCGGGCACCCCATATCTTCAATTTATCACGAGCTGAATACATCATCAAGCTCGTATCATGGAGGCCATGCCTTATAAAAACTATAAGCTCgtgcttatcaatttatgcatccctagctcgtacaaccatcatgaaaatcgtGCTGTCTATATGGAACGTACATGGACTCCTTGACTATTTCTTCCATGCACTTATTTTCCAACTGCATACGACCTGAGGGAAAGacccgtgctgaaattaggatacacattttccccccaagtccctgctcatgGTTTGTGACGTCATCttttgacctacacagtagggacttttagacttctatagCAATAAACCATGCCTTAACACCCCAATCTGCTAATATGGTTTAGGACcatgattagcatgcctggagggaaataaatgagTTGACATGCttatatatgtgaatttgaatgaatatgtgattagaatgcatgtttaggtggtataaatatgcatgtgggccccgtttgcatgataggggtaaattggtaattttagcccgttgagggcataaatgtgataattgtattatgtggtttgcaccacgtgagtgtggtgttattgatgtgatgcacgtgccgagacggtcctagagagctagataactcaaaagtcacaacgggattttatacccggctcgggaggagcctaggggtactttggggaatttcatGAATTGATTTGTgagtttgtggttaatggttattggtgattgggtaacctgagtaaccattagtaactgctgagagtaacaagtttagatggaaaaatggtagaattgtaatataagtgaaaggacaagagtgcccttgaggtttagttaggagaggataactatgggaggataggatagtaatttggcagggatttagataACCTTCAGCAGAAGGAAAAAGGAATTTACATATTATACTTGGTGATAGTTGGTTTATGCTAAAATTTGAGACCTGGAGATAAAGCaaaagaggagctgaagaaggAAGTTGAATTTGAGtcttaggaggagaatcaagaggtTTGAAGTAACCAAGATTAAGCTTAGGCAAaaattgttcagaggtaagagtttgtGCCCTATTTTTGTTGAATTTAAGTCTAaattttcagagattgagtgtGGGAATCTAAAGGGGGAATGGCTGGTCTTACTTGGAAATTCAACTAGGATAAttaagaggaaagaggttggaggcTGGAATTGAGAAGGGTTCAAGccagattcttgattgaggtaagagttctaacatgtttaCATTTTgtttctgatgtggtttaagattttagaagcaAGGTGCATATTTttcaagctatggtttaagtcttagaagccatggtttaggtttctgaaatttgaaacccaagagtggatttttgggtgtgattgtgtgattgagtttgtttatgatgtttataggttgttaagggttcatttggggttttgaattggttttggggcttaggtacttgcttGGGATGATATGGAgtggttttagctcgggaaaaacacaggggaaaacccagatttctgggttcgcgaaggagcaccgcgaccctgttcttgggcgccacggcgcgaggctgcttcaggacaggggaaggctttctgacttgctgggcgccacggccctctagggcaacgccgcggcgctaggctagtTTCAGAGCATGGAATTTAGCAATTTTGAACTTTTGCTCTGGgggttcaggggatgtttccgatgaattgttttaggaatttggagattccgagagtgtgggattggtcccgggaaatggttttggattgattagtattaaaggatgttttatatgtgttgtgactaggtctttggagaggctcgggttaggggaccgtgctcgcggccttgggGCATCAGaaagctcaggatacaggtaagaaaactgtagcacccgtggAGCAGGGCTTAGGCCcttagtattgttgcagggcgcggccctagattgtattattgctagggtGTAGCTCTAAATTAATGATTTTATACTTGATTGTTATTTGggaatgctaaatgtggtaatagcaaggggaacgacgaggggccgggaacagcgaagggccgagaacggcagtggggccgggaataccacttagcacatggagtgcttgtggttagggtgagaccccaatggatacatgggatatcttTACGGTGTAGACTGAGATCCCAgactttggtaacgcttctgggacggcatggccgtatatgtgttagattttatggactgtctgactagatatgagctATCTGTTGTAGTGACTGtatactatgcatatgttatgtactgtttgagttttcttgctgggcttcggctcacgggtgctctgtgttgcaggtaagggcaaagagaaagtcaaccaaccatgagtacggagagcgtgggggtggcgcgtacatgtttggcctgcccgactgttttggttgggggcatttttgagaaatggttgtattaaactatgtttttggtaATTTTTCAACTGTAAacctgttttgagttgtaaatagtttacaaacctcgttttgggatcccaaatattaaaCTAACGAAACTTTTAGTGAAATGGAATACTTTTAAAaattacagccttgtctttttgtttaatcacacttttgttctaaaaacctcgcttagcgagttaaattGAACatcttaaactcacttagtaacgactctaaggtggtagggcgttacacctgccCATTACGTGAGTACCGGACACGTGGAACgctacaattggcgtctgttcgggtttcgaggactgtaataattgtcttgtcaacttgtTGTCGCCAttttttcctttgaaacacagcCCTTGGATCTTGTATTGACCTAATCGGATGGCTCAAATTGATTAAtgtcgtttacgtataaatagggtagacaatttccacagttcatcaccttttattcGAAAACTTCCTCTATATTCTCTCTTCTATGCTTTTCAAACCTTCTTCCTTCTCAGAgaaaagaaaaacccaaaaactcTTTGTTGCAAGATCTCTCCGACATCCGGTTGTTCAATTGCTCAGGAGTGAGTCTCCCAGGCTTTGCGAAACATACTTCTTCAACCAacgaacacactgtaagtatTGTCATTTCAAATAAACTCTTTCTTTACTGATTTCTGCCTTTTATTTACCATGGTCATCCATGCTTTGCCATAGTGGATATTAGGGTGTTTTCTtgatgtttttggcacataggtttcagctttaggtttactgagaaggtttagaatatctCTTAAAACTATGACATTCACGAAATGGGTATTTTCTGGGTAGATTTGGGTAATTTATGgaaaattttaggaaatacccattcgagttatagaagatgaaaggttagggttcaaaaatcAAATTTCTTAGGGAAcacgtttcttgggtggttttttttttaaaccgcCCCCCAAGGACAGTATTGGCCGGATTTTCTGACACATAGATCCCTAAATGTTAGGGATCGGTTGGGAAACCGAGACGCGTAGTGTAGGGTAGCGCGTGGGATCACACAATGGGTtgagactaactcagctcgtatatcaTATATATTATTCTCCCTCATACATCCATGTCATAACCTATACAAAATCTTAGGTTGCCTACTAAGTGACTCGTCATTCTTGTTCGTCTGATGGACCTTTCTTTGAGGGATCACACATGTGGGTCTAATTGCACTGACGGGCATTAAGGTTGTTTCGTAGGTCAGCCTGACCTCGGAACGCGCCATTGACCTCGGGACAAGCCACCTCCATTTCCCCATCGGACTCAACATTCTCATTGTTAACCGAGATGTTGATGTCGCGCTCTCTGCCAACATGGAAGTTTTGCATGCTAGCACCTTAGCCATTGTTCCTGTGGTGATGACGAGGTGCATGGGGATACCACCTTCTGGCCTCGCGCGATCCATATTGGCACGACTGGGCGGAACGCCCCGGGCTCCACGGGTGGTGATCGCCTGGCATTGTCCTCGGGCTCCTGAGCCTTCACCCATGCTAGCTGGCCTCGAGACCTGATTGTCTTTAGGGTTCCGACGAGCCTTCTTTGGTTTGGGAGCAGGGTTATCGTCAACCTTACCTTTGCCACGGTCCTGTGGCATAGGTGGGGTTCCATCTCCAGCTGGGTGCACATGAGGCACACCAACTGTCGGATCTCGGACCATCTCAGCCAGGTGCTCGAGAGGCACACCGGTCTAAACGACAGATGGCATTCCAGCTGGGGGCATAGGTGGCACACCAACTGGCGGCCTAGATGGAACTTTTCCATgggggtccactcgcagcccttaggccgccagagtagccctcatggcgttaaccatctccTGCAGGGTGGCGATGTTACCCTCTTGGGTGTCgattgtgacagttagaatcccgtgatccgtaaggggaaagaccgggtaagctgtgcaatcccacaccgcctggggaaggtcaagtgtaatgtttctaagactgtgtaggtatgggactacacagttgaagagggcttaaatagattgatgggtactacctatatcaacaaggtgcatcttcttttcggtagcccaccacttgagaactccatggttaagcgtgcttggcctggagtaatctagggatgggtgacctcctgggaagttttcccaggaagtgtgcgagtgaggacaaagcacgctggaaagacttgtcttggtttgtagggccagtcgtcattccagaaagcagccttagtgacgtggggtgtcacaaatggtatcagagccttgacccagccggaagtgtggccgacggggatgtcgggcccgtaagggggggggggtgattgtgacagtcagaatcccgtgatccgtaaagggaaagaccgggtaagctgtgcaatcccacaccgcctggggaaggtcaagtgtaatgtttctaagactgtgtaggtatgggactacacagttgaagatggcttaaatagattgatgagtactacctatatcaacaaggtgcatcttcttttcggtagcccatcacttgagaactccatggttaagcgtgcttggcctggagtaatctagggatgggtgacctcctgggaagttttcccaggaagtgtgcgagtgaggacaaagcacgctagaaagacttgtcttggtttgtagggccagtcgtcattccacaaagcagccatagtgatgtggggcgtcacatcgATCTTCTGTTGTTGAGTGGCCACCTAATCACGGAGCGACACCACTTCTGGTGTCTCCTCCATGTCCATGGGATGAGGATATTCCTCCTCATAGTATTCATCATCTCCTCCGTCGTCAATGCCATCGTACTCGGCATTTTTGTCGTAGTCTTCCACCGCATCAGGGTGGTTTTGCGACGACATGTGATTGGTTTCTCCTCCCTCAGCTGCGACGTGAAGGGCGATATCATCTAGTGCATTCCttcgagtggtcaccatgactattctccaagcttccttcaagctcttaatgaaagcaccaaaatgttgactgcctttctCGCTGTCAACTTAATCTGAAAGTTTGAAGGAAAAATAAGGAAAGAACAcatgattttacgtggttcaggctgtAAAAaagccctagtccatgagtctctattatttagtggGCTTGAAGCTTGCTCAATGGTGGTTCTcaagcagcgtatatattgcactgagttacagagtttctctctctaaacatcgaaccatttacaaggagataccccaaccctatttatagaggtcggggtcattaatgttaatcatctctcATTAATATCAGATTCTCCCCTCTTGGGGTATTAATGTTAAGTTAATACAAAAAGGGTTGTGCTAAAATAAAGACTATGGCGCACGCAGATTCTACGGGGCCCATTGCAAAAAGCCACGctccaactttatggggaacatacaATTGCCCATGTCAGGCagcgttgtgggaaatgtcgattgtcgagtgtacgaactcgacaccactaatcgaggctcaccaaaagttgtcaaatGATCATCTCGAGACCCATACCCGTAGGGACTGACACCTGGCATCAACTCCAGGTCCAAAGACTGGAGTCCTTGACTTGGAGAATGGTCGAGTGAACATGGCATCTTAGGACGTGACCTTACCTGGAGGCATCCTCGCCCTGAGGATATGactcggggcgtggcctcactcgAAGACATCCATGACTTGGAGACTAGCTCAGGACGTGGCCTCACCGGACTTCTCGGAGGAGCTCGCCCTCCGAGAACTTAATGGCTTGTCGCTAATTACTCATAATTGTCACGTGTTGAGTGGCGAAAACATAAACaacaaataattatattaatataaatttaaatattataaaatattatcactataataatatttaatacaagactaaatatttaatacttatatcaatataaatttaaatattataaaatattatcactataataatatttaatacaagactaaatatttaatacttatatcaatataaatttaaatattataaaatatcattataataataatatatgatgcacaatcataatttttattaaaaaaatcatatttaaaaaggttatcatattatatatacatatattttaaaaaaatcataaacaatattttggtttaattttttttatttaatatgtttatagcattcttttaaatataatatcatttatttatttgaaatttatatgacaataatacaaatttaataaaaataattaataaattttataaataaaactatgtAAACGTCAATTGCACcttgtttgtatctagtaataataataagattGAACACTTattctttatatttatattaactTAGCTTATTGCTTCCatttgaatttgagttttataaatttaaattaagttTTTAGTTAATGTTATGTCCCTACTAGTATATAAGATTTCAATCACGTTTCCattaatttttagaattttatagtgagtttttttttctctaaaatatAACTTcctataaaataaaaattataataggaTGAAAAAAATCTATATCGACATCTAAAAAGAAAaagttaaatttatttaaaaattataaatatataaacttGGAAAAAATAGTAAAACATTAGTCATTGAAAATAAAAGGGAATTATACTTTTCTATAATTGTAGaatgattaatttttatttatgaattatgttttaaaaaaactGTTTTTAAGTTATCATTTTATTATAATAGTAATGGAATACTTCGAGGGAAAAAAAgcatttttaatattattatattatatataattagtaAAATCATGATAACTTTTACATTTAAATCTAATATATTCTATTAGATAGTCATGTTAAATCTAACTGTTAACAAGAATTTCCGTGTATAAGTATTATAATTAATGACGTGATAATTAATTTACTTGTATTCTTGCTATAGACAGAGATATATTATTGAGCTTCATTCCACCACATTCCGATACTAGTCTTGTAGTACTAAAGAATAGTTAAATTGAACTCGATACATATTTATAGCTAAGCAGATACACTCTTAAATAGAACAGGACTGGAATCATACATCAGCACAAAAGGACTCCCACTTGGTACTGAAAACTGATTGATATAGTTGCAGAGGTTTTGTTCTATTATAGCAGGTTTTCCTGTATGGGGATCTATCTACTGTACATGCTCAAATTCACCAAAATATCTCATATTTGTATCTTTTCTTGTAATAATTGCACCAACGATCTCAAAAACCAGAAAATATGGACAATCCCACATCATCCTTTTAAGCCAgctatattaaaaatataaaggcTCGTACAAATGAAATTCTTAGAATTCCAAACCAGTCATTGTTTCTGAACAAGATGCTCAACATCTCCTAACTCCACTTCACTTCCTTGCCATTCGCGGTTGTCCTGAAATAGCAGCTCAATCTGCTCTAATGATTTTCCTTTGGTTTCTGGGACAAGGGTGTGGACAAACACAACAGAAAGAGCAGAAATCGCAGAGAAGATAAAGAATGTCCCCCCAATTGAAATTGCCCTGGAAACAGAAAGGAAGGACATGGCAACAATGCCACTGCTCACTCTATTTCCAACTGCTCCAAGTGCAGAGGCTTGAGCTCGTAGCTTTAGAGGAAAGATTTCAGATGTTAAAACCCAGCAGACAGGGCCAATTCCCACAGAGAAGAAAGCTACATTCCCACAAACTGATAAGATAGCCAACGCAATACCAATCTCTCCCTTCCCCAGAAAAGTAAGTGTGAAGCCTAAACTGAATAAACAAATGGTCATTCCTATAGTGCTAATATAGAGCAGTGGTTTTCTACCTACTTTATCGATGAAAATAATAGCAACCAATATGAAAATAGTCTTTGTCACTCCCACAGCCACAGTTGCAGCCAGTAGTTTTGAGTTGCCCTCAATTCCAGCTCCTTTGAAAATTTCAGGGCTGTAATACACAGTGGCATCTATTCCTGTTATCTGTTGGAAACATTGAATTCCAAAACCTGTGATCAGCATCCGACGAATTGCAGGAGAAGGCCTTAAAAGTTCACACCAGACGGCTTTCTCTTCTGACTTGTCAGCATTGCCACTTCCAGCTGCTAATAGAATTTCAGCAAGTCTTTCCTCCACCTCACTTTCAATCTCATTTGTTTTCAACAGCACGGATCTTGCTTCATCAACACGGTTCCTCATGACTAACCACCTTGGAGACTCAGGGATTACAAAAAGTGCAAAACCAATAAAAACTGAAGGCAGAATTCCCACAGCaagcattatcctccagtttATATGTGCTGGGAGACCTGAAAATGCATAGTTTGAGACGTAGCCAAGTAAAATTCCCAGATTTATAAAAATCTCTGGGAATG
It encodes the following:
- the LOC133818478 gene encoding probable polyol transporter 4 translates to MGLVGVQENGHGEMGLSSISLGTKNKYKRMNSELSDDHDNPSHNHYQEQRGSNIRKYVFACAVFASLNNVLLGYDVGVMSGAILFIQEDLKITEVQQEVLVGILSIISLFGSLAGGKTSDVLGRKWTMGLAAIIFQLGAAVMTLAPSFQVLMIGRLMAGVGIGLGVMIAPVYIAEISPTVSRGSLTSFPEIFINLGILLGYVSNYAFSGLPAHINWRIMLAVGILPSVFIGFALFVIPESPRWLVMRNRVDEARSVLLKTNEIESEVEERLAEILLAAGSGNADKSEEKAVWCELLRPSPAIRRMLITGFGIQCFQQITGIDATVYYSPEIFKGAGIEGNSKLLAATVAVGVTKTIFILVAIIFIDKVGRKPLLYISTIGMTICLFSLGFTLTFLGKGEIGIALAILSVCGNVAFFSVGIGPVCWVLTSEIFPLKLRAQASALGAVGNRVSSGIVAMSFLSVSRAISIGGTFFIFSAISALSVVFVHTLVPETKGKSLEQIELLFQDNREWQGSEVELGDVEHLVQKQ